Below is a genomic region from Parageobacillus toebii NBRC 107807.
ATGGTGCTGCAAACATATTACAAATCCCCATATTCGAAACGCGGAATTTTAAATTTTAAAGCGATTTACGACAAAGCGCGTCAGCTTATTGCCGAATTCGATGTGCGCACGCCGGACGAATTTACGAAAGCGCGCGCCCTGTCTGGCGGGAACCAACAAAAAGCGATTATCGGCCGGGAAGTAGATCGAAATCCAGATTTGCTTATTGCTGCACAGCCAACACGCGGTCTGGATGTTGGGGCAATTGAATTTATTCATAAACGTTTAATTGAACAGCGTGATCAAGGAAAAGCGGTGCTTCTTGTTTCATTTGAGCTAGATGAAGTCATGAATGTAAGTGACCGTATTGCTGTTATTTACGAAGGAAAAATTGTTGCCATCGTTGATCCGAAAGAGACGACAGAGCAAGAACTCGGATTATTAATGGCGGGAAGTAAACGGAAGGAAGCAGGTGTGTCTTCATGAAGTTGAGTGAACTTAAAAAATTTTTTGTTTCCACATCGTCTGCCTTTGTTGTTCCTGTATTGGCCGTATTGTTAGGGATGATTGTCGGTGCGGTTGTAATGATCGCAAGCGGTTATAATCCGCTCGCCGGATATTCGTCTCTTCTATACGGTGCATTTGGCGATCCATATTACATTGGAGAAACGATTCGACAAACGACACCTTATATTTTAGCAGGTCTTGCAGTTGCTTTTGCCTTCCGTACCGGTTTGTTTAACATCGGTGTAGAAGGTCAGCTTATTGTTGGCTGGCTTGCGGCGGTATGGGTCGGTGTATCGTTTGAACTTCCAAAGGTCATTCACCTGCCGATGGCGATTTTAGCGGCAGCGCTGGCAGGAGCGATATGGGCGCTCATTCCAGGGATTTTAAAGGCGTATTTAAGAGTCCATGAAGTGATTGTTACCATTATGATGAACTATATTGCCCTTCATGTGACAAACGCTATTATTCGCTCTGTTTTATCGGATGAAGGGTTTAAATCAAAGCCTGTGCATGAAAGCGCATCGCTTCGTTCGGAGTTTTTAGAATCCATTACGTATCACTCTTCCGTACATTATGGCATTATTTTCGCGATCATCGGTGCGGTCGTTATGTGGTTTCTTCTTGAAAAAACGACAAAAGGATTTGAACTGCGCGCTGTTGGGTTTAACCAGCATGCTTCTCAATATGCAGGAATGAATGTAAAAGCAAATATTATTTTATCCATGATCATTTCTGGAGCATTCGCTGGAATCGCTGGGGCGATGGAAGGTCTCGGCACTTTCGGAAATATTTCCGTGAAAGCCGGTTTTACCGGTGTAGGATTTGATGGAATTGCTGTGGCGCTGATTGGCGGAAACAACGCATTTGGAATACTGCTATCAGCATTATTATTTGGCGCGTTGAAAGTTGGGGCGCTTGAAATGCCGTCAAGCGCTGGTGTGCCAACAGAACTA
It encodes:
- a CDS encoding ABC transporter permease → MKLSELKKFFVSTSSAFVVPVLAVLLGMIVGAVVMIASGYNPLAGYSSLLYGAFGDPYYIGETIRQTTPYILAGLAVAFAFRTGLFNIGVEGQLIVGWLAAVWVGVSFELPKVIHLPMAILAAALAGAIWALIPGILKAYLRVHEVIVTIMMNYIALHVTNAIIRSVLSDEGFKSKPVHESASLRSEFLESITYHSSVHYGIIFAIIGAVVMWFLLEKTTKGFELRAVGFNQHASQYAGMNVKANIILSMIISGAFAGIAGAMEGLGTFGNISVKAGFTGVGFDGIAVALIGGNNAFGILLSALLFGALKVGALEMPSSAGVPTELVDIIIALIIFFVASSYVIRLLLSRLKKGAE